In the Phaseolus vulgaris cultivar G19833 chromosome 7, P. vulgaris v2.0, whole genome shotgun sequence genome, one interval contains:
- the LOC137828819 gene encoding OVARIAN TUMOR DOMAIN-containing deubiquitinating enzyme 12-like, whose translation MELYENSDVVQWGINLFGCDPAYSPGYYCDITQPNTGDVYNNGHHFHSHYATQRNQIENDEIIARALQEQFSRVDIADCSRYSQANEEEQFRASEPTYDWHNTSMMYCSGGHDYTYDGIGDIKPSSSLCCRPSEAEESSLELTDNYPLDDEIGRKLSQMVPIPHVPKINGEIPSIDEATSDHQRLLDRLQLYDFVEHTVQGDGNCQFRALSDQLFDTPDHHNNVRQQVVKQLRSHPEIYEGYVPMEYGEYLEKMSKSGEWGDHVTLQAAADSYGVRIFVVTSFKDTCCIEILPNFENPRGVIFLSFWAEVHYNSIHPQGDAFKKNKPIDPDIPSSDSKKKKRWWNFGTKH comes from the exons ATGGAGTTGTATGAGAATTCAGATGTTGTGCAGTGGGGTATTAATCTTTTTGGCTGTGACCCTGCTTATAGCCCTGGATACTATTGTGACATAACTCAGCCTAATACTGGTGATGTCTATAATAATGGGCACCACTTCCATAGCCATTATGCTACTCAACGTAACCAAATAGAGAACGACGAGATCATTGCACGAGCTCTTCAAGAACAATTTTCACGAGTAGATATTGCTGATTGTTCAAGATATTCACAGGCAAATGAAGAAGAACAGTTCCGTGCTTCTGAGCCCACATATGATTGGCATAACACATCGATGATGTATTGTTCAGGAG GTCATGATTATACCTACGATGGAATTGGGGACATAAAACCTTCTAGTTCATTATGTTGTAGGCCTTCTGAAGCAGAGGAAAGCTCATTGGAGCTAACTGACAATTATCCACTTGATGATGAAATAGGGAGGAAATTGAGTCAGATGGTTCCAATTCCT CATGTTCCAAAAATTAATGGAGAAATTCCTTCAATTGATGAAGCAACTTCAGATCATCAAAGGCTTCTGGATAG ATTGCAGTTATATGACTTTGTGGAGCATACGGTACAAGGTGATGGTAATTGTCAG TTCCGTGCATTATCTGATCAGTTGTTTGACACACCTGATCACCACAACAATGTGAGACAACAAGTTGTGAAACAG CTAAGGTCTCATCCAGAGATTTATGAGGGATATGTTCCCATGGAATATGGCGAATATTTGGAGAAAATGTCTAA GAGTGGTGAATGGGGGGATCATGTCACTCTTCAAGCAGCTGCAGATTCG TATGGTGTTAGAATATTTGTGGTGACTTCTTTCAAGGACACCTGTTGCATAGAGATTCTTCCTAATTTTGAGAATCCAAGAGGAG TGATTTTTCTTAGTTTTTGGGCAGAGGTGCATTACAACTCCATCCATCCTCAAGGAG
- the LOC137828820 gene encoding serine/threonine-protein kinase PCRK1-like yields the protein MKCFPFYFGEKKDGAKRLQSISGRSNSSTFVEAEMRRSGSELNSMDASDTSTDSFRRSAFPSLSQRPSNLRVFTVPELRTATKSFSRGVMLGEGGFGCVYKGLIKSVDDPSTKIEVAVKQLGRRGIQGHKEWVTEVNVLGIVEHPNLVKLVGYCADDDERGIQRLLVYEYMPNRSVEHHLSSRSETPLPWSRRLKIAQDAARGLTYLHEEMDFQIIFRDFKSSNILLDEQWKAKLSDFGLARLGPSDGLTHVSTAVVGTMGYAAPEYVQTGRLTSKSDVWSYGVFLYELITGRRPIDRNRPKGEQKMLEWIRPYLSDGRKFQIILDPRLERKHLFKSAQKLAVIANKCLVRNPKNRPKMSEVLQMVTQVVESSVSTNPQPPLKSVVASEEASQDTETVNKKITMDQKPDCNWLRMWRPKLLRTCR from the exons ATGAAGTGTTTTCCATTCTACTTTGGAGAGAAGAAGGATGGTGCGAAACGCTTGCAGTCGATATCTGGTCGGTCCAACAGTTCTACTTTTGTTGAGGCTGAGATGAGGAGATCTGGTTCTGAATTGAACTCTATGGATGCCTCAGACACCAGCACAGACTCCTTTAGGAGAAGTGCATTTCCCAGTTTGTCGCAAAGACCCAGCAACCTCAGAGTATTTACTGTTCCCGAACTAAGAACAGCCACAAAGAGTTTTAGTCGCGGTGTGATGCTTGGAGAGGGTGGGTTTGGGTGTGTCTACAAGGGGTTGATCAAGAGTGTAGATGATCCTTCCACAAAAATTGAAGTTGCGGTTAAACAGCTTGGCAGAAGAGGAATTCAG GGGCACAAGGAATGGGTAACAGAAGTGAATGTTCTGGGTATTGTGGAGCATCCGAATCTGGTGAAACTAGTGGGATACTgtgctgatgatgatgaaagAGGAATCCAGAGGCTTCTGGTTTATGAATATATGCCCAACAGAAGTGTGGAACATCATTTATCATCACGATCAGAAACTCCTCTCCCATGGAGTAGGAGGTTGAAAATAGCCCAAGATGCGGCTCGAGGCTTAACATACCTGCATGAGGAAATGGATTTTCAG ATAATTTTCAGAGATTTCAAATCTTCAAATATCCTTTTGGACGAGCAGTGGAAGGCAAAGCTGTCAGACTTTGGGCTAGCAAGATTAGGACCATCTGATGGGTTAACTCATGTCTCAACAGCG GTAGTTGGAACAATGGGTTATGCAGCTCCAGAGTATGTTCAAACCGGACGTCTTACATCAAAGAGTGATGTATGGAGCTATGGTGTCTTCCTTTATGAGCTGATTACTGGCCGGCGTCCTATTGACCGAAATCGCCCCAAGGGTGAGCAGAAGATGTTGGAATGGATAAGGCCATACCTTTCAGATGGTAGGAAATTTCAGATAATATTGGATCCAAGACTTGAGAGGAAACACCTCTTCAAGTCGGCACAAAAACTTGCTGTAATAGCCAACAAATGCTTGGTCAGAAACCCAAAGAATCGCCCAAAGATGAGTGAAGTGTTACAAATGGTGACTCAGGTTGTGGAGTCTTCAGTGAGTACTAATCCACAGCCACCCTTGAAGAGTGTTGTAGCCTCAGAAGAAGCTTCTCAGGATACTGAAACAGTGAACAAGAAAATTACCATGGATCAAAAACCAGATTGTAATTGGTTAAGGATGTGGAGGCCAAAACTTTTAAGAACATGTAGATAG